The Lichenihabitans psoromatis genome contains a region encoding:
- a CDS encoding peptidylprolyl isomerase, with translation MTLRRRDLMLAIPFVLAVASGTAFAADANTVYLDTKDGRITIELRPDLAPKHVAQIKKLTSQHFYDGIVFHRVIDGFMAQTGDPTGTGTGGSKLPDLKAEFNATPFKRGTLGMARSQSPDSANSQFFICLADAPFLNGKYTVFGEVTAGMDVVDKIKKGSSDNNGAVDAPDKIVTMRLASDTK, from the coding sequence ATGACACTCAGACGCCGCGATCTGATGCTCGCCATTCCGTTCGTGCTTGCGGTCGCAAGCGGAACCGCTTTTGCGGCAGATGCCAACACGGTCTATCTCGACACCAAAGATGGCCGGATCACCATCGAGCTGCGGCCAGATCTCGCACCCAAGCATGTCGCGCAGATCAAGAAGTTGACGTCTCAACATTTCTACGACGGGATTGTGTTCCATCGCGTGATCGATGGCTTTATGGCCCAGACGGGTGACCCGACCGGAACCGGAACAGGCGGTTCGAAGCTTCCCGACTTGAAGGCCGAATTCAACGCCACCCCGTTCAAGCGCGGCACTCTTGGCATGGCGCGATCGCAGAGCCCGGATTCGGCGAATTCGCAGTTCTTCATCTGCTTGGCTGACGCGCCTTTCCTCAACGGCAAATATACTGTGTTCGGCGAGGTGACGGCCGGCATGGACGTCGTCGACAAGATCAAGAAGGGATCGAGCGACAACAACGGTGCGGTCGATGCGCCCGACAAAATCGTGACGATGCGGCTGGCATCCGACACCAAGTGA
- the cysS gene encoding cysteine--tRNA ligase — MVLRLYNGLTRRKEDFAPIDADDVRLYVCGPTVYDRAHIGNARPLIVFDVVYRLLRHLYGVDHVRYVRNITDVDDKINARAAERGITIGELTETTARGFQEDAASIGCLVPTVEPRATQHIAEMLAIIERLIASGHAYAADGHVLFDTPSMPDYGQLSRRPLDELIAGARVEVAPYKRNDGDFVLWKPAAPAAPGWDSPWGRGRPGWHIECSAMSWKHLGEVFDIHGGGIDLIFPHHENEVAQTRCAFGHATMANFWMHNGFLQVEGEKMSKSLGNFITIHDLLTTKTFGGRSWPGEVLRLAMLRTHYQKPIDWTVQALEEAEKTLDRWYAIAADQPIRDESVGRSLDGALAPLLDDVNTPAMLGDLHRLFGDDPMTGIGVARVLGLLQDTPAAWAARRRDGLSVDAAEVQTLIEQRLAARAARDWAESDRLRDVLLALGVALKDNKDGTTTWDAATRSSV, encoded by the coding sequence ATGGTTTTGCGCCTCTACAACGGCCTGACGCGGCGCAAGGAAGACTTTGCGCCGATCGATGCTGACGATGTGCGCCTCTATGTGTGCGGGCCGACGGTCTACGATCGCGCGCATATCGGCAACGCCCGCCCGCTGATCGTCTTCGATGTCGTCTATCGCCTGTTGCGGCATCTCTACGGGGTCGACCACGTTCGCTACGTGCGGAACATCACTGACGTCGATGACAAGATCAACGCACGCGCGGCCGAGCGCGGCATCACGATCGGTGAATTGACCGAGACCACGGCACGCGGTTTCCAGGAGGACGCTGCCTCGATCGGCTGCTTGGTCCCGACCGTCGAGCCCCGCGCCACGCAGCATATCGCCGAGATGCTCGCCATCATCGAACGGCTGATCGCGTCCGGCCATGCCTATGCGGCGGACGGTCATGTGCTGTTCGATACGCCCTCGATGCCCGATTACGGCCAGCTCTCGCGCCGACCGCTCGACGAGTTGATCGCGGGCGCCCGCGTCGAAGTGGCTCCATATAAGCGCAACGACGGCGATTTCGTGCTGTGGAAACCGGCCGCTCCGGCAGCGCCCGGATGGGACAGCCCGTGGGGACGCGGCCGCCCCGGATGGCATATCGAATGCTCGGCCATGAGTTGGAAACATCTCGGCGAAGTGTTCGACATCCATGGCGGCGGCATCGACCTCATCTTCCCGCATCACGAGAACGAGGTGGCGCAGACACGATGCGCCTTCGGACACGCCACCATGGCGAACTTCTGGATGCACAACGGCTTCTTGCAAGTCGAGGGAGAGAAGATGTCCAAGTCGCTGGGCAACTTCATCACGATCCACGATCTGCTCACCACCAAAACGTTCGGCGGCCGGTCGTGGCCCGGCGAGGTCTTACGCCTTGCCATGCTGCGGACCCACTATCAAAAGCCGATCGACTGGACCGTGCAGGCCCTTGAGGAAGCCGAGAAGACGCTCGATCGCTGGTACGCGATCGCGGCCGACCAGCCGATACGAGACGAGAGCGTGGGTCGCTCGCTCGACGGGGCTTTGGCGCCGCTTCTCGATGATGTGAACACGCCCGCGATGCTGGGGGATCTGCATCGGTTATTCGGCGACGATCCGATGACGGGGATTGGCGTGGCTCGCGTGCTCGGCCTGTTGCAGGACACGCCAGCCGCCTGGGCCGCGCGCCGTCGCGATGGTTTGTCGGTCGATGCCGCCGAGGTGCAAACCTTGATCGAGCAGCGCCTTGCGGCGCGTGCCGCCCGCGACTGGGCCGAGTCCGATCGCTTGCGCGACGTGCTGCTGGCGCTCGGCGTCGCCTTGAAGGACAACAAGGACGGCACCACCACTTGGGATGCCGCCACAAGGAGTTCCGTCTGA
- the queA gene encoding tRNA preQ1(34) S-adenosylmethionine ribosyltransferase-isomerase QueA, with the protein MRIEAFDFDLPAESIALHPSQPRDAARLLVVEPREHAPSFDDRRVFDLPDLLRAGDVLVVNDTKVIPARLSGQRRRGDAVAHIDATLHKREGLDLWRAFVRPAKKLAIGEQVTFMADGGQGEALVADVIDKQEGGEVLLRFAVSGAALDAAIEAVGSMPLPPYIAAKRPQDATDRDSYQTMFASDPGAVAAPTAGLHFTPNLIAALMARDIAVHRVTLHVGAGTFLPVKVDDTLDHHMHAEWGEIDVETAKALNAAHAEGRRIVSVGTTSLRILETATDEAGTIQPFSGDTSIFITPGYRFRAVDVLMTNFHLPRSTLFMLVAAFSGLSTMHDAYRHAIEAGYRFYSYGDASLLFRADASLDEGTA; encoded by the coding sequence ATGCGTATCGAAGCGTTCGACTTCGACCTCCCGGCCGAGTCGATCGCGCTGCACCCGAGTCAACCGCGCGATGCAGCGCGGTTGCTCGTTGTCGAGCCGCGTGAACACGCCCCCTCGTTCGACGATCGGCGTGTGTTCGATCTTCCGGATCTGCTCCGCGCCGGCGACGTTCTCGTCGTCAACGACACAAAGGTTATTCCGGCGCGCCTGTCAGGACAGCGACGACGGGGTGACGCGGTCGCCCATATCGATGCCACGCTCCACAAACGCGAGGGCTTGGACCTGTGGCGCGCTTTCGTCCGTCCAGCCAAGAAGCTGGCGATCGGCGAGCAGGTCACCTTTATGGCCGATGGCGGGCAGGGCGAGGCGCTCGTCGCCGACGTGATCGACAAGCAGGAGGGTGGCGAGGTTTTGCTGCGCTTCGCGGTTAGTGGCGCGGCCCTCGATGCAGCGATCGAGGCGGTCGGGTCGATGCCGCTGCCCCCATATATCGCGGCCAAGCGGCCGCAGGACGCGACCGATCGCGATAGCTATCAGACCATGTTCGCGAGCGATCCTGGCGCCGTGGCGGCCCCGACGGCCGGTCTCCACTTCACCCCCAACCTCATCGCGGCGCTCATGGCGCGTGACATTGCGGTTCATCGCGTCACCCTGCATGTCGGCGCCGGAACGTTTCTGCCCGTGAAGGTGGACGACACGCTCGATCATCATATGCATGCCGAGTGGGGCGAGATCGATGTTGAGACCGCAAAGGCTTTGAACGCCGCCCATGCCGAGGGACGGCGAATAGTATCGGTTGGCACGACATCGCTCCGGATCCTCGAGACCGCCACAGACGAGGCTGGAACCATCCAGCCTTTTTCGGGCGACACCTCGATTTTCATCACACCGGGCTATCGGTTTCGCGCCGTCGATGTGTTGATGACCAATTTTCACCTCCCACGGTCGACCCTGTTTATGCTGGTCGCCGCTTTTTCGGGCCTTTCGACCATGCACGACGCCTACCGTCACGCGATCGAGGCGGGATATCGCTTCTACTCCTACGGCGATGCCAGCCTGCTGTTCCGCGCCGATGCGAGCCTAGACGAGGGCACGGCATGA
- the hydA gene encoding dihydropyrimidinase, producing MSVVIKNGTLVTADRTVKADILIEGETIAAIGLDLTGETTIDATGCFVMPGGIDPHTHLEMPFMGTTTTDDYEIGTKAALSGGTTMVVDFCIPNHGQPLMEALADWDRRGTRACADYSFHMAIPYWTPQVSADMAKVVERGVTTFKYFMAYKGALMVDDGEMFASFQRCAELGALPLVHAENGEVVAALQKHYLDAGITGPEAHSYSRPPEVEGEAANRAIMLADQAGVPLYIVHTSCIPAHEAIRRARSLGQRVYGEPLIQHLLLDDGEYQNADWDHAARRVMSPPFRDKSHQDDLWNGLRAGSLQVVATDHCAFMTEQKRFGKDDFTKIPNGTGGLEDRMPLLWTHGVVTGRLTMNEFVAVTSTNIAKILNIYPKKGAIEPGADADLVIWDPEATKTITAAKQFSAIDYNVFEGFACKGLPRITLSRGQIVYENGVVTADAGRGRFIARQPFSPVNVAMRTAKADHAPQPVKR from the coding sequence ATGTCGGTGGTGATCAAGAACGGGACCCTTGTGACGGCCGATCGCACCGTGAAGGCCGATATCCTGATCGAGGGTGAGACGATCGCGGCCATCGGTCTCGATCTCACGGGCGAAACCACGATCGACGCGACCGGTTGTTTCGTGATGCCGGGCGGGATCGACCCGCATACGCATCTCGAAATGCCGTTCATGGGAACCACCACGACGGACGATTACGAGATCGGCACCAAAGCCGCGTTGTCGGGCGGCACGACGATGGTGGTGGATTTCTGCATCCCCAACCATGGTCAGCCTTTGATGGAGGCGTTGGCCGATTGGGACCGACGCGGCACGCGGGCCTGTGCCGATTATTCGTTCCACATGGCCATCCCGTATTGGACGCCGCAAGTTAGCGCCGACATGGCCAAGGTCGTCGAGCGCGGCGTCACCACGTTCAAATATTTCATGGCCTACAAAGGCGCCTTGATGGTGGACGACGGCGAGATGTTCGCGTCCTTCCAGCGTTGCGCCGAACTGGGCGCGCTGCCCCTCGTTCACGCCGAGAATGGCGAGGTCGTCGCCGCGCTGCAAAAGCATTATCTCGACGCCGGCATCACCGGCCCGGAGGCGCATTCCTATTCGAGGCCGCCGGAGGTCGAAGGCGAGGCCGCCAATCGCGCCATCATGTTGGCCGATCAGGCGGGTGTGCCGCTCTACATCGTGCATACGTCGTGCATTCCAGCCCATGAAGCCATTCGGCGGGCCCGTAGCCTCGGCCAGCGCGTTTATGGCGAACCGCTGATCCAGCATCTTTTGCTCGACGATGGCGAGTATCAAAACGCTGATTGGGATCACGCGGCCCGGCGGGTGATGTCGCCGCCGTTTCGCGACAAGTCGCACCAGGACGATCTGTGGAACGGTCTCCGGGCCGGCTCGCTACAAGTGGTCGCCACCGATCACTGCGCTTTCATGACCGAGCAGAAACGCTTCGGTAAGGATGATTTCACGAAGATCCCGAATGGGACCGGCGGCTTGGAGGATCGCATGCCGCTGCTTTGGACCCATGGGGTTGTGACCGGACGGCTGACCATGAACGAGTTCGTGGCCGTCACCTCGACCAACATTGCCAAGATCCTGAACATCTATCCAAAGAAGGGGGCGATCGAGCCCGGTGCCGACGCCGATCTGGTCATCTGGGACCCTGAAGCCACGAAGACCATCACCGCAGCAAAACAGTTTTCAGCGATCGATTACAACGTCTTCGAGGGGTTTGCGTGCAAGGGACTTCCGCGCATCACTCTCTCGCGCGGTCAGATCGTCTACGAGAATGGCGTGGTGACGGCCGATGCAGGACGCGGGCGCTTTATCGCGCGCCAGCCCTTCAGTCCCGTCAACGTCGCGATGCGGACCGCCAAGGCCGACCATGCGCCTCAGCCCGTCAAACGTTGA
- a CDS encoding TetR family transcriptional regulator C-terminal domain-containing protein, with the protein MSEIHSLMRKKSSGRAETEALLLAAAESVFAEQGFGGATTAAIAKRAGLPKSNLHYYFPTKEALYRAVLANVLEAWLAAAASFDRAASAEQALTAYIEAKMDLARQFPLASRIFASEIMRGAPLVQDFLETTLKAWLAQREPIIDGWIAAGQLRPLSAKTLIYMIWATTQHYADFAHQIKTLNGGHDLSTREFDAAKRQVVETILGGILIERP; encoded by the coding sequence ATGAGCGAAATTCATTCTTTGATGCGAAAAAAGTCGTCAGGTCGAGCCGAAACCGAGGCGCTTCTTCTGGCGGCTGCGGAATCAGTCTTTGCGGAACAGGGGTTCGGGGGTGCCACCACGGCTGCGATCGCCAAACGCGCGGGTCTGCCGAAATCCAACCTCCACTATTATTTTCCAACCAAGGAAGCGCTGTATCGCGCCGTGCTGGCCAACGTGCTCGAAGCCTGGCTTGCAGCGGCGGCATCGTTCGATCGCGCGGCGAGCGCCGAACAAGCCCTGACCGCCTATATCGAGGCCAAAATGGATCTCGCCCGGCAGTTTCCGCTCGCCTCCCGCATCTTCGCCAGCGAGATCATGCGTGGCGCACCGCTGGTACAGGACTTCCTCGAGACAACCCTGAAGGCATGGCTGGCGCAGCGCGAGCCGATCATCGATGGCTGGATCGCGGCCGGTCAACTCCGCCCCCTCTCGGCCAAGACGCTGATCTATATGATCTGGGCGACGACGCAGCACTATGCCGATTTTGCCCATCAGATCAAAACGCTGAACGGCGGGCACGATCTCTCGACACGCGAGTTCGACGCCGCCAAGCGGCAGGTCGTCGAGACGATTCTCGGCGGCATCCTGATCGAGCGTCCGTGA
- a CDS encoding peptidylprolyl isomerase: MSEQNTTLTLETTQGPVVIKLRPDLAPKHVERITQLANEHFYDNVAFHRVLDGFMAQTGCPHGTGTGGSSYPNLPAEFNNEKHVRGTCSMARAQSPNSANSQFFICFGDAGFLDKQYTVWGEVTSGMENVDKLKRGEPVRDPDRITTARVS; this comes from the coding sequence ATGAGCGAACAGAACACGACCCTGACGTTGGAGACGACGCAAGGCCCCGTCGTCATCAAGCTGCGTCCCGATCTCGCGCCGAAGCATGTCGAGCGGATCACGCAACTCGCCAACGAGCATTTCTACGACAATGTCGCGTTCCATCGTGTCCTCGATGGCTTCATGGCTCAGACCGGTTGCCCGCACGGGACCGGAACGGGTGGGTCGAGCTATCCCAACCTGCCGGCCGAATTCAACAACGAGAAGCACGTGCGCGGCACCTGCTCGATGGCGCGCGCCCAGAGTCCGAATTCGGCGAATTCACAGTTCTTCATCTGCTTCGGTGATGCCGGCTTCCTCGACAAGCAATATACGGTATGGGGCGAAGTCACGTCCGGCATGGAAAATGTCGACAAGCTGAAGCGCGGCGAGCCCGTTCGCGATCCGGACCGGATCACGACCGCTCGCGTTTCGTAA
- the cimA gene encoding citramalate synthase translates to MNRERLFLFDTTLRDGAQTTGVDFSLADKRRVAHLLDELGIDYIEGGYPGANPLDTALFAIKPDLKARFAAFGMTKRPGRSASNDPGLAALLEADCDAVVFVAKAWDYQVRVALGATLDENLEGIVESIQAVVARGREAMLDCEHFFDGYKANPTYALSCAKAAFEAGARWIVLCDTNGGSLPNEIEAIVAEVAREIPGSHLGIHTHNDTEHAVANSLAAVRAGVRQIQGTLNGIGERCGNANLVSLIPTLLQKPDYADRFTIGVTVDKLAGLTKLSHAFDELLNRAPDVHAPYVGSSAFATKAGIHASAVAKDPRTYEHIVPASVGNSRKVLVSVQGGRSNILAELERLGIAVNRDDPRLQRLLDEVKEKEALGYAYEGADASFLLLARRVLGDVPHYFDVERFSVNVERRFDAAGRHVTVSEAIVKVSVDGESLISAAEGNGPVNALDLAFRKDLGKYQRYIADLKLLDYRVRIFQGGSDAVTRVLIECGDRDGLRWTTVGVSANIIDASFQALVDSVTYKLLISGAV, encoded by the coding sequence GTGAATCGGGAGCGGCTCTTTCTCTTCGATACGACGTTGCGGGATGGGGCGCAGACCACCGGCGTCGATTTCTCGCTCGCCGACAAGCGTCGTGTGGCACACCTGCTCGACGAGCTTGGCATCGACTATATCGAGGGGGGGTACCCCGGTGCCAATCCGCTCGATACGGCGTTGTTCGCCATTAAGCCGGACCTCAAGGCTCGCTTCGCCGCGTTCGGAATGACCAAGCGGCCTGGTCGGTCGGCCTCGAACGATCCGGGCCTCGCGGCCCTGCTCGAAGCCGATTGCGATGCCGTCGTGTTCGTGGCCAAAGCGTGGGACTATCAGGTGAGGGTCGCGCTGGGCGCGACGCTGGACGAGAACCTCGAGGGGATCGTCGAGTCGATCCAGGCTGTCGTGGCACGGGGTCGCGAAGCAATGCTGGATTGCGAGCATTTTTTCGATGGCTACAAAGCCAACCCGACCTATGCACTATCCTGTGCCAAGGCGGCTTTCGAGGCTGGTGCGCGCTGGATCGTGCTATGCGACACCAATGGCGGCAGCTTGCCGAACGAGATCGAGGCGATCGTGGCCGAGGTCGCGAGAGAGATTCCTGGAAGCCACCTTGGCATCCACACGCATAACGATACCGAACATGCGGTGGCCAATTCGCTCGCGGCGGTTCGGGCCGGCGTCAGGCAAATTCAGGGAACGCTGAACGGCATTGGCGAGCGGTGCGGCAATGCCAATCTCGTGTCGCTGATCCCGACGCTGCTGCAGAAGCCCGACTATGCCGACCGCTTCACGATCGGCGTCACGGTCGACAAATTGGCGGGTCTCACCAAGCTGTCGCATGCGTTCGACGAACTTCTGAACCGCGCGCCCGACGTCCACGCGCCCTATGTCGGGTCCAGTGCTTTCGCGACAAAGGCCGGCATTCACGCCTCGGCGGTCGCGAAAGACCCGCGCACCTACGAGCATATCGTCCCCGCGAGCGTCGGCAACAGCCGCAAGGTTCTGGTTTCGGTCCAGGGTGGGCGATCGAACATCCTTGCGGAACTGGAGCGGCTCGGAATCGCGGTCAATCGCGACGATCCGCGCCTCCAGCGCCTGCTCGACGAGGTGAAGGAGAAAGAAGCGCTTGGCTATGCCTATGAAGGGGCCGACGCCTCGTTTCTGCTGTTGGCCCGTCGCGTGCTGGGGGACGTTCCACATTATTTCGATGTGGAACGGTTCAGTGTGAACGTCGAGCGGCGCTTCGACGCCGCGGGGCGACACGTCACCGTGTCGGAGGCCATCGTGAAGGTCTCGGTCGACGGCGAGTCGCTGATTTCGGCCGCCGAAGGCAATGGCCCGGTCAACGCGCTCGATCTCGCGTTCCGCAAGGATCTCGGCAAGTATCAACGCTACATCGCCGACCTGAAGCTGCTGGACTATCGCGTTCGCATCTTCCAGGGCGGCTCGGATGCGGTGACGCGTGTTCTGATCGAATGCGGCGATCGGGACGGCTTGCGTTGGACCACGGTGGGGGTCTCGGCCAACATCATCGATGCGTCATTTCAGGCCTTGGTCGACAGCGTAACCTACAAGCTGTTGATCTCCGGCGCCGTTTGA
- a CDS encoding TOBE domain-containing protein has protein sequence MKLSSRNQLKGKIVEVVKGQTTAHVRLDVNGTIVTASITNEAVDDLGLKAGMDAYAVVKSSDVMFAID, from the coding sequence ATGAAACTCAGCTCGCGCAATCAGTTAAAGGGCAAAATCGTCGAGGTCGTTAAAGGCCAGACGACCGCCCATGTCCGCCTCGACGTCAATGGGACGATCGTGACCGCATCGATCACCAACGAAGCGGTCGATGATCTCGGCCTGAAAGCCGGCATGGATGCCTATGCGGTGGTGAAATCCTCCGACGTCATGTTTGCGATCGATTGA
- a CDS encoding GNAT family N-acetyltransferase yields the protein MADRMSGATLRPMLPTDGPMLASIFQASVETLTEEDYSDDQREAWAALADTPDFAKRLTGGLTLVASLAGEPVGFAVLEGKDKIGMLYVAPDLARQGVATMLCDALQRIAAGRGTAKLIVDASDTARDFFMVRGFVPMVRNMVSVGGEWLGNTTMEFDLVAAGLNKPADEAS from the coding sequence ATGGCTGACCGCATGAGCGGCGCAACCCTGCGGCCGATGCTGCCGACCGACGGGCCGATGCTGGCCTCAATCTTCCAAGCCAGCGTCGAGACCCTGACCGAAGAAGATTACAGCGACGATCAGCGGGAGGCCTGGGCGGCCTTGGCCGACACGCCGGACTTTGCCAAGCGGCTGACCGGGGGCCTGACTCTCGTGGCCAGCCTCGCCGGCGAGCCGGTCGGCTTTGCGGTGCTCGAGGGCAAAGACAAGATCGGTATGCTCTATGTCGCGCCGGATCTCGCCCGTCAGGGCGTTGCGACGATGCTCTGCGACGCCTTGCAGCGGATCGCGGCCGGGCGTGGAACCGCCAAACTGATCGTCGATGCCAGCGATACGGCGCGAGACTTTTTCATGGTGCGCGGCTTCGTGCCGATGGTCCGCAACATGGTGTCGGTCGGCGGTGAGTGGTTGGGCAATACGACGATGGAATTCGATCTCGTCGCAGCCGGCCTGAACAAGCCCGCCGACGAAGCGTCGTGA
- a CDS encoding Zn-dependent hydrolase, with product MSDLSNLRVDPVRLWDSLMEMGKIGGTPKGGCNRLTLTDLDKQSRHLFTTWCEAAGLTVTVDQMGNMFARRAGEDQSLPPVLMGSHLDTQPTGGKFDGVLGVLGALEVMRSMNDMKVKTRHPVEIANWTNEEGSRYAPAMIASGVFAGAYTQEHAYSLTDRDGLTFGDELERIGFKGSEPVGKPVHAFFELHIEQGPILEDEAIDIGVVTHGQGQRWYEINLTGFESHAGSTPMARRRDALVGAARIVGLVNAIGLAHPPLAVSTVGMLTPYPGSRNVIPGSVFMTCEFRHPQDAELDLMDAALREGVARIVAESGLEADLKCVFSYAPVPFDETCIAAVRRGAEAYGYSHRDIVSGAGHDACYLARVAPTSMIFTPCVDGISHNEAENIKPEWASAGAQVLMHAVLEKAEIVA from the coding sequence ATGTCCGATCTCTCCAATCTTCGCGTCGATCCCGTTCGGCTATGGGACAGCCTCATGGAGATGGGCAAGATCGGCGGAACCCCGAAAGGCGGGTGCAATCGCTTGACCCTGACCGACCTCGACAAGCAATCGCGCCACTTGTTCACGACGTGGTGCGAAGCGGCAGGTCTGACGGTCACGGTCGACCAGATGGGCAACATGTTTGCGCGGCGAGCCGGCGAGGACCAAAGCCTGCCGCCCGTGTTGATGGGAAGCCATCTCGACACGCAGCCGACCGGGGGTAAGTTCGACGGCGTGCTCGGCGTGCTCGGGGCTCTCGAGGTCATGCGCTCGATGAACGACATGAAGGTGAAGACGCGCCACCCGGTCGAGATTGCCAATTGGACTAATGAGGAAGGCTCGCGTTACGCGCCTGCCATGATCGCGTCGGGCGTGTTTGCGGGCGCCTACACGCAGGAGCATGCTTACAGCCTGACCGATCGCGACGGCCTGACATTCGGCGATGAACTCGAGCGGATCGGCTTCAAGGGCAGCGAGCCGGTCGGCAAGCCGGTCCATGCCTTTTTCGAGCTCCATATCGAACAGGGGCCGATCCTCGAAGACGAGGCGATCGATATCGGGGTTGTGACGCACGGGCAGGGCCAGCGCTGGTACGAAATCAACCTGACGGGCTTCGAGAGCCACGCCGGCTCGACCCCAATGGCGCGCCGGCGCGACGCTCTGGTTGGGGCAGCCCGCATCGTCGGTCTGGTCAACGCGATCGGACTTGCACACCCGCCGCTGGCGGTCTCGACGGTCGGCATGCTGACGCCCTATCCTGGATCGCGGAACGTCATCCCAGGCTCGGTTTTCATGACCTGCGAATTTCGCCACCCGCAAGACGCTGAACTCGATCTGATGGATGCGGCGCTGCGCGAGGGTGTCGCCCGCATCGTCGCCGAGAGCGGTCTCGAAGCTGACCTGAAATGCGTGTTCTCCTATGCTCCGGTTCCCTTCGATGAAACCTGTATCGCGGCTGTGCGGCGCGGAGCCGAGGCTTATGGCTATAGCCATCGCGACATCGTGTCGGGCGCTGGTCATGACGCCTGCTATCTCGCGCGCGTCGCGCCGACCTCGATGATCTTCACGCCTTGCGTCGATGGGATCAGCCATAACGAGGCCGAGAATATCAAGCCGGAATGGGCCAGCGCGGGCGCGCAGGTGCTGATGCATGCCGTGTTGGAAAAGGCTGAAATCGTCGCCTGA